In the genome of Lentimicrobium sp. L6, the window AGAGCTCTTGGAGCCTGATAGATAAATAGTAGCATTCTTGCATGATGCAACAGGTGGTGTTATATCTTTCACTGTTACTGTTGAATTACAAGTTGCTGTATTTGAGGCGTTATCTGTCACAGTAAGGGTTACTGTAACATTTCCAATGTTATTGCAGTCAAAAGAGTTTGGAGAAACACTAAGTGACGCTATTCCACTACATGCATCTGAACTTCCATTGTCAACTTGTGAAGCTGTTATAGTTGCATTACCTGCAGCGTTTAGTTCAACTTCAATATTTTTGCAAATAGCTATTGGGGCAGTATTATCAATAGTTTCGTTTACAATTGTTTTTGTCGTATCGACACAATTAAAAGCGTTTGCATCTGTTACTTCAACAATATAGGTTCCAAAATTTGAGGAGGTTGAGTTTGGAATTGTAGGATTATTAACTGCTGATGAGAAACTATCTGGTCCTGTCCAGCTATATGAAGTACCTCCGCTAGATGTTAAGGTAATTGTTTCACCAGGACAATACGGACCTGAGTTGGAGGCTACAGCAGTAGTTGAAAATGAATAAAAACTTCCATTATCAAATGATGTACATATAAAGCTTGATGGATCAGTATGTAAATTATCAAATAACTCTACTGCTGGAGTCCATTGGTTGGCATTACTACTTCCAATATAATTGGCATTAGAAGGCCCATAAGCTTCAATAATTACATGTTCATTAAAATTACTTTCAATTGGAAATAGTAATAATGAGCCCGACTGACTAATTGTGACTGGGCCCCCAGCATCTGTTATTGTAATGGTCATTTTTACAGATACTGATTGAGTTACCCAAGAACTACTTGTATTTAAAAACCTGTAGTTTGTATTACCTGTATATACAATAATTCCGCCTGATAAATTAGAAGAACCCGCTGCATAACTTAGGTCGTCCATGACAGGGCAATTTACATCGAGGCTATATCCATTGATCACATCGTTGAGTGTAGTACCAAGCCCCCATGTATAACAAGTTTCCATCCAGTCTGGCCAATTTGTATTAGTGTAGGAGAATGTTTTCCCTCCAGTTTTACCAATATATACACCGCTGCTTGGGGTACTTGAAACACTTGTGCCAGGAGGGTCGGACACA includes:
- a CDS encoding HYR domain-containing protein codes for the protein MKNLLLFIILILGLFPMDIQAQTSVSDPPGTSVSSTPSSGVYIGKTGGKTFSYTNTNWPDWMETCYTWGLGTTLNDVINGYSLDVNCPVMDDLSYAAGSSNLSGGIIVYTGNTNYRFLNTSSSWVTQSVSVKMTITITDAGGPVTISQSGSLLLFPIESNFNEHVIIEAYGPSNANYIGSSNANQWTPAVELFDNLHTDPSSFICTSFDNGSFYSFSTTAVASNSGPYCPGETITLTSSGGTSYSWTGPDSFSSAVNNPTIPNSTSSNFGTYIVEVTDANAFNCVDTTKTIVNETIDNTAPIAICKNIEVELNAAGNATITASQVDNGSSDACSGIASLSVSPNSFDCNNIGNVTVTLTVTDNASNTATCNSTVTVKDITPPVASCKNATIYLSGSKSSNRNHNQNSRLPAPPASIPIPTSEVNNGSSDECGIANLSVSPATVDCSNLGTNTVTLTVTDNGGNQSTCTSTVTVVDDVPPVITVCALNPANIPANSACQASTPDFTGQVTATDNCTASPSITQSPSIGSTLGLGTTTITLTATDGSGNTATCTVNQTVVDNTAPTITVCASTPIYIIANASCQGTAPNLTGSVTATDNCTASPTITQSPAAGATLGLGTTTITLTATDGSGNTH